One genomic window of Acidobacteriota bacterium includes the following:
- a CDS encoding winged helix-turn-helix transcriptional regulator — MVELLDSPRLDAVFHALGDATRRRMLKELTGGARTVSQLAEPFEMSLAAASKHIKSLEGAGLIRREVRGRTHVCHLEAGPLANAHDWLAFYEQFWTSRLDTLERLLRDADSKSSEGDPQ, encoded by the coding sequence ATGGTTGAACTACTTGACTCCCCCCGCCTCGACGCCGTCTTCCACGCCCTGGGAGACGCCACCCGCCGCCGCATGCTCAAGGAGCTGACCGGCGGCGCCCGCACCGTCTCGCAGCTCGCCGAGCCGTTCGAGATGTCCCTCGCCGCCGCCTCCAAGCACATCAAGTCGCTCGAAGGCGCCGGCCTCATCCGCCGCGAAGTGCGCGGACGCACCCATGTCTGCCACCTCGAGGCCGGCCCCCTCGCGAACGCCCATGACTGGCTCGCCTTCTACGAACAGTTCTGGACCTCCCGCCTCGATACCCTCGAACGCCTTCTGCGCGACGCAGATTCCAAATCCTCCGAAGGAGATCCCCAATGA
- a CDS encoding GIY-YIG nuclease family protein — MQFSYVYILASRRNGTLYTGVTSDLEGRIWQHKHDITPGFARKYDCKLLVWFETHNEIGEAIRREKQIKRWHREWKLRLIEAANPYWRDLWLDLFVAPEESILPEARELNLSRFNHVS; from the coding sequence ATGCAGTTCAGCTATGTCTACATCCTCGCCTCAAGGCGAAATGGCACGCTTTACACAGGCGTCACCAGCGACCTCGAGGGCCGTATCTGGCAGCACAAGCACGACATCACGCCCGGTTTCGCCCGCAAGTATGATTGCAAGCTGCTCGTCTGGTTCGAAACCCATAACGAAATCGGCGAAGCCATCCGCCGCGAGAAACAGATCAAACGCTGGCACCGCGAATGGAAACTCCGCTTGATCGAAGCAGCCAACCCTTATTGGCGCGACCTCTGGCTGGACTTATTTGTTGCACCGGAGGAGTCGATCTTGCCGGAGGCCAGGGAACTCAACCTCTCTCGCTTCAACCACGTCAGTTAG
- a CDS encoding aspartate-semialdehyde dehydrogenase, with product MGTRIAVVGATGNVGRELLAILDERLFPADEVYAVASRRSIGKEVSYGDRTLKCHDLEQFDFSKVDLVLMSAGGKVSKEWCPKIAKAGAITIDNSSAWRMDPDVPLVVPECNADAVMGYKKKGIIANPNCSTAQLVVALKPIHDAVGISRVVVSTYQSVSGKGKDAMDELWNQTRGVFVNDEPTPEIFPKEIAFNVIPHIDDFMEDGFTKEEWKMTVETKKILDPKIKLVATCVRVPVFVGHSEAVTIEMNGEMSADEARALLRESPGLIVLDDPKEDLYMTPKEAAGEWATYVSRIRTDPTVENGLAFWCVSDNLRKGAALNAVQIAEELLNRGVLKPETAKAKA from the coding sequence ATGGGCACGCGCATCGCGGTTGTTGGCGCCACAGGCAATGTCGGTCGGGAGCTTCTCGCCATCCTCGACGAGCGCCTTTTCCCGGCGGACGAAGTCTACGCCGTCGCCTCCCGCCGCTCGATCGGCAAGGAAGTCTCCTACGGCGACCGCACGCTGAAATGCCACGACCTCGAACAGTTCGACTTCTCGAAGGTCGACCTCGTCCTGATGTCGGCCGGCGGCAAGGTGTCGAAGGAATGGTGCCCGAAGATCGCCAAGGCCGGCGCCATCACCATCGACAACTCCTCCGCCTGGCGGATGGACCCGGACGTGCCCCTCGTCGTGCCCGAGTGCAATGCCGACGCCGTCATGGGCTACAAGAAGAAGGGCATCATCGCGAACCCCAACTGCTCGACCGCCCAGCTCGTCGTCGCGCTGAAGCCGATCCACGATGCGGTCGGCATCTCCCGCGTCGTCGTCTCCACCTACCAGTCCGTCTCGGGGAAGGGGAAGGACGCGATGGACGAACTCTGGAACCAGACGCGCGGCGTCTTCGTCAATGACGAGCCGACGCCCGAGATCTTCCCGAAGGAGATCGCCTTCAACGTCATCCCGCACATCGACGACTTCATGGAGGACGGCTTCACCAAGGAAGAATGGAAGATGACGGTCGAGACCAAGAAGATCCTCGACCCGAAGATCAAGCTGGTCGCCACCTGCGTGCGCGTGCCGGTCTTCGTCGGCCATTCCGAGGCCGTCACCATCGAGATGAACGGCGAGATGAGCGCCGACGAAGCGCGCGCCCTGCTGCGCGAAAGCCCCGGCCTGATCGTCCTCGATGATCCGAAGGAAGATCTCTACATGACGCCGAAGGAAGCGGCCGGCGAATGGGCGACCTATGTCAGCCGCATCCGCACCGACCCCACGGTCGAGAACGGCCTCGCCTTCTGGTGCGTCTCGGACAACCTGCGCAAGGGCGCCGCCCTCAACGCCGTCCAGATCGCCGAGGAACTCCTCAACCGCGGTGTCCTCAAACCGGAAACGGCAAAAGCGAAGGCCTGA
- a CDS encoding DUF4112 domain-containing protein: MPRPTPIDREALGRVRLHTGRTVDEELRWLQGMARFMDTQFEFKGIRFGADALVGLVPVLGDAVTLAAGSAALMTSLRLKLPWHVHARIGSNLLLDATLGAVPIAGDAFDFFFKAHKRNFRMVERHVLKRAAKTGDVSG; encoded by the coding sequence ATGCCGCGCCCCACGCCGATTGACCGGGAAGCGCTGGGCCGCGTGCGTCTGCACACCGGCCGGACGGTCGATGAAGAGCTGCGATGGCTGCAAGGCATGGCCCGTTTCATGGACACGCAGTTTGAGTTCAAGGGCATCCGTTTCGGCGCCGACGCGCTGGTCGGGCTTGTGCCGGTACTTGGCGACGCCGTTACCCTGGCGGCGGGCTCGGCGGCGCTGATGACCTCGCTGCGGCTGAAACTGCCCTGGCATGTGCATGCGCGGATTGGCTCGAACCTGTTGCTTGATGCGACGCTTGGCGCTGTGCCGATTGCGGGCGATGCGTTCGACTTCTTCTTCAAGGCGCACAAGCGCAATTTCCGGATGGTCGAACGCCATGTGCTCAAACGGGCCGCGAAGACCGGGGACGTGAGCGGCTAG
- a CDS encoding amidohydrolase family protein, with translation MSYAAGRLIHDADSHLMEMPDCLDPYFDRRLLARYHALPSFQAKLKRAKWLEAERAKHEDAAFRAGAEGAILLRKNYEALGAFNAFDRPAVMDLLGFASQLVFTTFCLGNFGLDQSGDMELCYAAADAHNRMMTDFCAVDRRLLAVAYVPLEDFKRAEVTAKLAVKLGAKALMVPSVCPQNHGPSHIGLDPVWRIAEEAGIPILLHVGGEEKLNPVYKQNGLPPVPDFHGGDDNFTSVSYMPIPQSAMQTLATLIFDGVFDRFPKLKWGAIELGAAWVPGWMRSMDSAAHAFLRNEERLQKLSAKPSEIVRRSFRAAPYPHEDAGWIIRNSGDEVCLFSSDYPHVEGGRNPLKRFDETLAGCTPAQVAGFYSENFIDLMGEGLAADLRRPAMKESA, from the coding sequence ACAGCCACCTGATGGAAATGCCGGATTGCCTTGATCCGTATTTCGACCGCCGCCTGCTTGCGCGCTATCACGCCTTGCCATCCTTCCAGGCCAAGCTGAAGCGCGCCAAATGGCTTGAGGCCGAGCGCGCCAAGCACGAAGACGCCGCGTTCCGCGCCGGCGCCGAAGGCGCGATCCTGCTGCGCAAGAATTACGAAGCCCTCGGCGCCTTCAACGCATTCGACCGGCCCGCCGTCATGGACCTGCTCGGCTTCGCAAGCCAGCTGGTCTTCACCACCTTCTGCCTCGGCAATTTCGGGCTCGACCAGTCAGGCGACATGGAACTCTGCTATGCCGCCGCCGATGCCCACAACCGGATGATGACGGACTTCTGCGCCGTCGACCGCCGCCTTCTGGCGGTCGCCTATGTGCCGCTCGAAGATTTCAAGCGCGCCGAAGTCACCGCGAAGCTGGCCGTCAAGCTCGGCGCCAAGGCGCTGATGGTGCCGTCCGTATGCCCACAAAACCACGGGCCGAGCCATATCGGCCTCGATCCCGTCTGGCGCATCGCGGAAGAAGCCGGCATCCCGATCCTCCTGCATGTCGGCGGCGAGGAGAAGCTGAACCCCGTCTACAAGCAGAACGGCCTGCCGCCGGTGCCCGATTTCCACGGCGGCGACGACAACTTCACCTCCGTCTCCTATATGCCGATCCCGCAGTCCGCGATGCAGACACTCGCCACGCTCATCTTCGACGGCGTGTTCGATCGCTTCCCGAAGCTGAAATGGGGCGCCATCGAACTCGGCGCCGCCTGGGTGCCCGGATGGATGCGCTCCATGGATTCCGCCGCCCACGCCTTCCTGCGCAATGAAGAGCGGTTGCAGAAACTCTCCGCGAAGCCGTCCGAAATCGTCCGGCGAAGCTTCCGCGCCGCGCCCTATCCGCACGAAGATGCCGGCTGGATCATCCGCAATTCCGGCGACGAAGTCTGCCTCTTCTCATCGGACTATCCGCACGTCGAAGGCGGCCGCAATCCGCTCAAGCGGTTCGACGAAACGCTTGCCGGCTGCACGCCCGCGCAGGTCGCAGGTTTCTACTCGGAAAACTTCATCGACCTGATGGGGGAGGGCCTCGCGGCGGATTTGCGACGTCCGGCAATGAAGGAAAGCGCCTGA
- a CDS encoding prolyl-tRNA synthetase associated domain-containing protein codes for MQASPEDLFAYLDRLGIAHTTHWHEAMFTVDQSSALKAEMPGAHTKNLFLKDKDGQIVLIAAEAHGPIRLNQLHKLIGTARLSFGAPELMTEVLGVVPGSVTAFALMNDTAGRVRFLVDAVLAAAEVVNFHPLVNTGTTAISQADFRRFVEATGHGFEVVDFSVL; via the coding sequence ATGCAAGCAAGCCCCGAAGACCTGTTCGCCTATCTCGACCGCCTCGGCATCGCGCACACGACGCATTGGCACGAGGCGATGTTCACCGTCGATCAATCGAGCGCGCTGAAGGCGGAGATGCCGGGCGCGCATACCAAGAACCTGTTCCTGAAGGACAAGGACGGGCAGATCGTGCTGATCGCGGCGGAGGCGCATGGGCCGATCCGGCTGAACCAGCTCCACAAGCTGATCGGGACGGCGCGGCTGTCGTTCGGGGCGCCGGAGCTGATGACCGAGGTGCTGGGCGTGGTGCCCGGATCGGTGACGGCGTTTGCGCTGATGAATGATACCGCAGGCCGCGTGCGGTTCCTGGTGGACGCCGTGTTGGCGGCGGCGGAGGTGGTGAACTTCCATCCGCTGGTGAACACCGGGACGACCGCGATTTCGCAGGCCGACTTCCGCCGTTTCGTGGAAGCGACGGGGCACGGTTTCGAGGTGGTGGATTTCAGCGTGCTCTAG
- a CDS encoding SRPBCC family protein: MTKLAASSAYGTLVEPTVLKLERLLPGPPERVWDYLTKSDLRRQWLASGDMDLTPGAEFEFVWRNDELTNPPGKRPDGMGAENRMTCKVLDVDPPRRLFISWGVQSDVLFELTAKGAGTLLTITHRRAPNRDVLLSVSAGWHAHVDVLEARLAGTDPAPHWDNWVKLRAEYDQRFPE, translated from the coding sequence ATGACCAAGCTCGCCGCATCCTCCGCCTACGGCACACTCGTGGAGCCGACCGTCCTGAAACTCGAACGCCTCCTTCCGGGCCCGCCCGAGCGCGTCTGGGACTACCTGACGAAAAGCGACCTGCGCCGCCAATGGCTCGCGTCCGGCGACATGGACCTGACGCCCGGCGCCGAGTTCGAATTCGTCTGGCGCAATGACGAACTCACCAACCCGCCCGGCAAGCGCCCGGACGGCATGGGCGCGGAAAACCGCATGACCTGCAAGGTTCTCGACGTCGATCCGCCGCGCCGCCTCTTCATTTCCTGGGGCGTGCAGTCCGACGTGCTGTTTGAGCTCACCGCCAAAGGCGCCGGCACACTGCTCACCATCACGCATCGCCGCGCACCGAACCGCGACGTCCTGCTCAGCGTCTCCGCCGGCTGGCACGCGCATGTGGACGTGCTGGAGGCCAGACTCGCGGGCACCGATCCCGCACCGCATTGGGACAACTGGGTCAAACTGCGCGCCGAGTATGATCAGCGCTTTCCCGAATAA
- a CDS encoding nuclear transport factor 2 family protein, whose amino-acid sequence MLDEIIRRYIASYNDRDIDAMLACVTDDVVFENISNAGQSMRLDGKAMMRQVAEVSGNAFSYRRQRLINLVTDAGKAAAEIEFEGRAAVDLPNGVRAGETVKVRGASFFEFRGPLLCRIADYS is encoded by the coding sequence GTGCTGGACGAGATCATCCGCCGTTATATCGCAAGCTATAATGACCGGGACATCGACGCGATGCTGGCCTGCGTGACGGATGATGTGGTGTTCGAGAATATCTCGAATGCCGGACAATCCATGCGCCTGGATGGCAAGGCGATGATGCGGCAGGTGGCGGAAGTGTCCGGCAATGCCTTTTCGTATCGCCGCCAGCGGCTGATCAACCTCGTCACCGATGCGGGCAAGGCCGCCGCGGAGATCGAGTTCGAGGGCCGCGCGGCGGTCGACCTGCCGAACGGCGTGCGCGCCGGCGAGACCGTGAAGGTGCGCGGCGCGAGCTTTTTCGAGTTTCGCGGGCCCCTGCTCTGCCGGATCGCGGACTATAGCTAG
- a CDS encoding argininosuccinate synthase, translating to MAKPRVAPKKVVLAYSGGLDTSIILKWLQVEFGCEVVTFTADLGQGEELEPARKKALAAGVKPENIFIEDVREEFVRDFVFPMFRANAVYEGVYLLGTSIARPLIAKRQIEIADMVGADAVCHGATGKGNDQVRFELGYYGLNPDIKVIAPWRDWDFKSRTDLLKFAEQHGIEIAKDKRGDAPFSVDANLLHSSSEGKVLENPAEAAPEFVHMRTISPEDAPDKAEVITIGFERGDAVSINGEAMSPATLLTALNAYGKKHGIGRLDLLENRFVGMKSRGIYETPGGTILLVAHRGIEQATLDRGASHLKDELMPKYAELIYNGFWWSPEREMLQAAIDHSQRWVTGEVTIKLYKGTAYLTGRSSPYSLYSEKIVTFEDDHGAYDQKDAEGFIKLNALRLRLMAGRDRKFGKN from the coding sequence ATGGCCAAGCCACGTGTCGCCCCGAAAAAGGTCGTTCTTGCCTATTCCGGAGGCCTCGATACCTCGATCATCCTGAAATGGCTGCAGGTGGAATTCGGCTGCGAAGTCGTCACGTTCACCGCCGACCTCGGCCAGGGTGAGGAACTGGAGCCCGCCCGCAAGAAAGCGCTGGCCGCCGGGGTAAAGCCGGAAAACATCTTCATCGAGGACGTGCGCGAGGAATTCGTGCGCGATTTCGTCTTCCCGATGTTTCGCGCCAATGCCGTCTATGAGGGCGTCTACCTCCTCGGCACCTCGATTGCCCGGCCGCTGATCGCCAAGCGCCAGATCGAGATTGCCGACATGGTCGGCGCCGACGCTGTCTGCCATGGCGCGACCGGCAAGGGGAACGACCAGGTCCGCTTCGAGCTCGGCTATTACGGCCTCAACCCCGACATCAAGGTGATCGCGCCCTGGCGCGACTGGGACTTCAAATCGCGCACCGACCTCCTGAAATTCGCCGAACAGCACGGCATCGAGATCGCCAAGGACAAGCGGGGCGACGCCCCCTTCTCCGTGGACGCGAACCTCCTGCACTCCTCCTCGGAAGGAAAAGTGCTCGAAAACCCGGCTGAGGCGGCGCCGGAATTTGTCCATATGCGGACGATTTCGCCGGAAGACGCGCCGGACAAGGCCGAAGTCATCACCATCGGTTTCGAGCGCGGCGACGCGGTCTCCATCAACGGAGAGGCGATGAGCCCGGCGACCCTGCTGACCGCGCTGAACGCCTACGGCAAGAAACACGGCATCGGCCGGCTCGACCTTCTGGAAAACCGCTTCGTCGGCATGAAGTCGCGCGGCATCTACGAAACACCCGGCGGCACGATCCTCCTCGTCGCCCACCGCGGCATCGAACAGGCCACGCTCGACCGCGGCGCATCGCACCTGAAAGACGAGCTGATGCCGAAATATGCCGAGCTCATCTATAACGGCTTCTGGTGGAGCCCCGAACGCGAAATGCTGCAAGCGGCGATCGACCATTCACAGCGCTGGGTGACCGGCGAAGTGACGATCAAGCTCTACAAGGGCACCGCTTACCTCACCGGGCGCTCGTCGCCCTATAGTCTGTACTCGGAGAAGATCGTGACCTTCGAGGACGATCACGGCGCCTATGACCAGAAGGACGCGGAAGGCTTCATCAAGCTGAACGCCCTGCGCCTGAGACTGATGGCGGGCCGCGACCGGAAGTTCGGGAAGAACTAG
- a CDS encoding DUF1801 domain-containing protein, whose protein sequence is MAHAPSPSQKIDTRLKEIGGWRGAALANIRRLIKEAAPDVEETMKWQKPSNPAGVPVWEQNGILCTGEVYKDKVKLTFAHGAALPDPKGVFNASLDASTRRAIDLAEGDKLNEAAFKSLIKAAVAHNTSKAVKAGGKTRKPVLLSGGNPQIAKGDGDAPVQAYIAAMPGWKQEVGQRLDALITAAVPGVQKAVKWNSPFYGVEGQGWFVTFHVLTRYVKVTFFKGIHLTPMPPGHTPKSGESRWLDIPEDGFDAAQMKKWLKQAAKIPGWKP, encoded by the coding sequence ATGGCTCATGCGCCTTCTCCCTCGCAGAAGATAGACACCCGTCTCAAGGAGATTGGCGGCTGGCGCGGCGCGGCCCTCGCAAACATCCGCAGGCTTATCAAGGAAGCCGCGCCGGATGTCGAAGAAACGATGAAATGGCAGAAGCCGTCCAACCCTGCCGGCGTGCCAGTCTGGGAGCAGAATGGCATCCTCTGCACCGGCGAAGTCTACAAGGACAAGGTCAAGCTCACCTTCGCGCACGGCGCCGCATTGCCAGACCCCAAAGGCGTCTTCAATGCCAGCCTCGACGCCAGCACGCGCCGCGCCATCGACCTCGCCGAAGGCGACAAGCTGAACGAGGCCGCCTTCAAGTCGCTCATCAAGGCAGCCGTCGCGCACAACACATCGAAAGCGGTCAAGGCCGGCGGCAAGACCAGGAAGCCCGTCCTTCTCTCTGGCGGAAACCCGCAGATCGCGAAGGGCGACGGCGATGCGCCGGTGCAGGCCTACATCGCCGCCATGCCCGGCTGGAAGCAAGAGGTCGGCCAGCGGCTCGACGCCCTGATCACCGCCGCCGTGCCGGGCGTGCAAAAAGCCGTGAAGTGGAACTCGCCCTTCTACGGCGTCGAAGGCCAAGGCTGGTTCGTCACCTTCCATGTGCTGACGCGGTACGTGAAGGTTACCTTCTTCAAGGGCATCCACCTCACCCCCATGCCCCCCGGCCATACGCCGAAGAGCGGCGAAAGCCGCTGGCTCGACATTCCCGAAGACGGCTTCGACGCGGCGCAGATGAAGAAGTGGCTGAAACAGGCCGCAAAGATCCCCGGCTGGAAGCCCTGA